The genomic window GGAGCGGATGACGCCCGTCACCACTTTGCCGTAGAGCTTCTTCTCGCCGTACGCGCCGTACGCCTCCAGGGTTTCCTTGGAGGGGTCGCCGACCAGGGTGACCTGGAGGTTCTCCTTCTCGCGGAACTTGGCGAGCTTCTCGGGCTTGTCGGGCGACACGCCGATGACGTCGTATCCGGCGCCGGTGAGCAGCTCCAGGTTGTCGGTGAAGTCGCAGGCCTGCTTGGTGCAACCGGGGGTAAGCGCCGCCGGGTAGAAGTAGACGATGACCTTGCGGCCCTTGTGGTCCGCGAGCGAGACCTCCTTGCCGTCGGCGTCCGGAAGGGTGAAGGCGGGGGCGGTGTCGCCTGTCTGCAGTCGCTCGCTCATGTTTCTCCTCGAGTGGCACGCGGGCTGTGTCGCACCGAGCGTAATAGGGGGTGCCGCCGGGTGTAGGGGCGGTCGAGCTGACAGACTGTCGATGAAGGTTTACCGACGACGACCACGGAGGCGGCGCAGTGTCGGATACGAGGACCCCTGCGCAGATCGAGGCGGACATCATCAGCAGGCGTCAGCAGCTTGCGTTGGTGCTGGACGAGATCGGGGTGCGGGTGCACCCGAAGACGATCATGGGTGACGCGAAGGCCAAGGTCGCGTCGACGGTGGACCGGACGGCCGGGCGCGCTTTCGTCGCTGTGAACCGTTCGGTTTCGGACGTGCGGGCACAGTTCGTGTCGGAGGACGGTTCGCCGCGGCTGGAGCGGGTGATTCCGGCGGCCGTGGTGGTGGTCGGCGCGGTGGCGCTGCTGACGCTGTCGACGAGCCGCAGGAAGCGCTGAGGGCCCGTGTCGCGCGTGGTGCGGGGCGCTGAGGGCTGGTCTCGGCGTGTCGTGCGGAGTGCCGAGGTCGGTTTCCGGGCGGGCCCTGGGGCGTGTCGTGCGGGGCGGGGCAGGTAGGTTTCTGCGCGTGAGCGACAACGGCATGAGCAACACCGACGACAAGCTGCCGATCCGGATGCTGCACGACCGTGTGCTGGTCCGGTCGGATTCGCCCGAGGGCGAGCGGCGTTCCGGCGGCGGCATCCTGATTCCGGCGACGGCGGCGGTGGGCCGGCGTCTGGCGTGGGCCGTGGTGGTCGCGGTGGGCCAGAACGTGCGGACGGTGGAGCCGGGTGACCGGGTGCTGTACGACCCGGAGGACCGTGCCGAGGTCGAGGTGCGGGGTGTGGCGTACGTGCTGATGCGGGAGCGGGATCTGCACGCCGTGGCCGCTGACCGGTTCGAGGGCTCGCTGGACTCGACGGGGCTGTACCTGTAGGACGCGGTGGTTCGTGCGTGAGGCCTGGTGACGGTTGTCACCAGGCCTTTTGCCTGCCCTTTGCTACGGTGGTGGGACCCCGACGAGACGCGCCGTACCGGGTTTCCGTAAAGACGACGCACCCGTTCTGTTCGCGTGTTCGTCGTGGAGGTGCCGTCGTGGCCTGGGTTCTGTTGATCGTCGCCGGTCTGCTCGAGGTGGGCTGGTCGATCGGGATGAAGTACACCGACGGGTTCACGCGGCTGTGGCCGAGCGTGTTCACCGGTGTGGGGATCGTGGCCAGCATGATGCTGTTGTCGCAGGCGGCTAAGACGCTGCCGATCGGCACGGCGTACGGGGTGTGGGTCGGGATCGGTGCGGCGGGTGCCGCGGTGCTGGGCATGGTGGTGCTGCACGAGCCGGTGACGGCGGCCCGGATCTTCTTCGTCTGTCTGCTGCTCGTCGCGGTGGTGGGGCTGAAGGCGACGTCCGGGCACTGACGGTTCAGGTGCGGCCGGGGGCGAGGGGTGCCGGCTCGCCGGGTTCGTGGTCCTCCGGCTGCCTGCCGCGGTCCTCTTCGGTGTGCCGGTACGGGTCTTCGCCGGGGCGGCTGTCGTCGGGGGTTCCGGGTTCGCTGCCGGCGTTCTCGTGGTCTCCGGGCCCCCGTCCTTCCGCTTCCCGGCGGGGGGCGGGGGTGGCGCCGCCGGCGGGGGTGGCGGTGCGTGGCCCCCGCGGGGCGCGGGAGCTTTCGGTGGTGGTGCGGGTGCCGTCCTGCCCTTCGCCGGATTCACGGGCCTCGCCGGATTCACGGGCCTCACGGGATGCGCGGGGGCCGGGGGACTTCTCGGCGTCCTGTGTGTCCTCGGTGTCCTGCGTGTCCTCGGTGTCTTCCGTGTCTTCCGTGTCCTCTTCCCCCGCGCTCTCGTCCGGGTCGGGCTCTTCGGGGCCTTCGTCTGCCTCCAGGTCGAAGTCCCGCACCTCGGCGCCTTCCAGTGCTGCCCGGGTGTAGGCGGCCCAGGTCTGGGCGGGTGCGCCGCCGCCGTTCATGCGGGCCAGGCCGAGGGCGCCGTACAGCGGTTTCTGTACGCCCGTCTCGGGATCCTGGCCCATGACGGCGATGACGGTGGCGAGGTCGGGGGTGTAGCCGGCGAACCAGGCGGCCTTGTCCTCCTCGGCGGTGCCCGTCTTTCCGGCGGCGGGGCGGCCGGCGCCCTGGGCGGCGGTTCCGGTGCCGCCGTCGACGACGCTGCGCAGGACCGAGGTCGTGGTGTCGGCGGCCTCGCGGCTGACGGCACGTCGGGCGGTCCTGGCGGGGAGGCTGAGCGCGTTGCCGTTCTTGCTGATCTTGGCGACGAGGGTGTACGGGCGCTGCCTACCGTGGTCGGCGAGGGTGGCGTAGGCCGACGCCATGTCGACGGCGCTGGCGGTGGCGGGGCCGAGCGCGATGGAGGGGGACGCGGTGAGGTCGGGGGTGTTCCGGGGGATGCCGAGGGCGATCGCGGTGTCCTTGACCTCGTCGGGTCCGACGTCCTGGGCCATCTGGGCGTAGACGGCGTTGACGGATTTGTCGGTGGCCTCGCGGACGGTGATGGAGCCGTAGTCGACGTCGTCCTCGTTGGCGGGGGAGTAGCCGGTGGAGCCGGTGGCGCTCCTGACGGTGCGTTCGTTGGTGCCGTCGTAGCGGGTGTTGGGGGTGATCGCGC from Streptomyces sp. NBC_01341 includes these protein-coding regions:
- a CDS encoding GroES family chaperonin — encoded protein: MSNTDDKLPIRMLHDRVLVRSDSPEGERRSGGGILIPATAAVGRRLAWAVVVAVGQNVRTVEPGDRVLYDPEDRAEVEVRGVAYVLMRERDLHAVAADRFEGSLDSTGLYL
- a CDS encoding DMT family transporter, whose translation is MAWVLLIVAGLLEVGWSIGMKYTDGFTRLWPSVFTGVGIVASMMLLSQAAKTLPIGTAYGVWVGIGAAGAAVLGMVVLHEPVTAARIFFVCLLLVAVVGLKATSGH
- the bcp gene encoding thioredoxin-dependent thiol peroxidase gives rise to the protein MSERLQTGDTAPAFTLPDADGKEVSLADHKGRKVIVYFYPAALTPGCTKQACDFTDNLELLTGAGYDVIGVSPDKPEKLAKFREKENLQVTLVGDPSKETLEAYGAYGEKKLYGKVVTGVIRSTIVVDEEGRVEKALYNVKATGHVAKIIKDLGI
- a CDS encoding DUF3618 domain-containing protein — translated: MSDTRTPAQIEADIISRRQQLALVLDEIGVRVHPKTIMGDAKAKVASTVDRTAGRAFVAVNRSVSDVRAQFVSEDGSPRLERVIPAAVVVVGAVALLTLSTSRRKR